Proteins found in one Leishmania major strain Friedlin complete genome, chromosome 35 genomic segment:
- a CDS encoding putative phosphatidylinositol-4-phosphate 5-kinase-like (previous protein_id=AAZ14283.1): MESRDAHAKVSVDGGTDEAVPHDREDTVPPPAAPSARTNEREKDLQLRRLRRENHLLRLQLLKLREQQHQLLANTSAAAVCSVSDSALAVSDAAEAEPQQTRSDIIDEQATALRTRMLQRIKERQQRTTVVRSLLRDAEQLHSELPQQEQLEAERGNSSGTDTPVSPASPPVKAAPAQSMEAAAAPPSPAAKLDIIEDGRDQIDQQHALLASPSSATASRVPPDRSAAYGAHAVDDLSAEAMLQRFQDRKSQRRLRLEQMLGPIYDAAGSGAAGPSRENDSAEITPLGAALRGASAGQGGEGAQSPLDRSVAAWDGRGRRIDSRTRRGRANGHNNAAATATPTYSGSTRNPNQIGRAVSDAVKNNSWYLCKVLEAALLDTIQARPANEATAPVLSSSPEKYLPPGSHSRATSFAEMSSSSSSPGSASFLLGPLSDGRAAGGTSGSTTLTTGTASGIPQPESMAAAPTSVRIPQMLYPKGVSDTALKRAIEESLLLHFRCVQDAPRRLTSSQAAEESLPAFEAENRDAELRRCFAEGTGKDALLSSGARRDDDLGSTAAGNDDEEAPERESDMLGARDDNLDPFACLLLARLSADLPSKTTKSDWTGNHLSRYSSGKDGAKQPSSTSLNASTASSPTNSKAGVAFVAAASGDRRMHVPKKHFSRLDEVQVEMHAPVIFNQIRDFLRMDVERFRRSFIPTSSASQSDADGGEGTDPRRWRAAQPQQRLRVGASAGADETTAWRITVSPGKSGTTLLYFSDFVMKTVRPREMEFLLRKFLPAYVRYCERNPHTLLPRFYALATLRWWKAGVVQHFVLMQNVFTTPYYIHRIYDVKGSTVNRTALQPGKPPPRTAFGALLLKDNDLPPQLIMCGTYQRAIVLAQLRSDVEFLRQLNVVDFSCMIGVRSRLFSREEGPSKTLLLLRGQHHAGHVNTLGSSAVVTQGHIGQTCSEVMHATDKTAAADGESISVGAMEPTLSPSSVDAQRSDYDDDVYVCIHGCDGGLLSLPIYTPGDDTTAREEVYYLGIIDVLQTYNSVKKLESFAKGFVNDRRAISVIAPDKYAERLYKVLERITV; the protein is encoded by the coding sequence ATGGAGTCACGCGATGCGCACGCCAAAGTCTCAGTGGACGGCGGCACCGATGAAGCCGTTCCCCACGATCGCGAAGACACGGTACCTCCTCCGGCAGCACCCTCTGCGCGCaccaacgagagagagaaagatctgcagctgcgtcgacTGAGGCGCGAAAATCATCTCCTGCGGCTGCAACTCCtcaagctgcgcgagcagcagcaccagttACTGGCTAACACcagtgcagcggcagtgtGCTCTGTCTCCGATAGTGCTTTAGCCGTATCAGACGCTGCAGAAGCGGAGCCGCAGCAGACGCGCTCCGACATAATAGACGAACAAGCCACAGCCCTACGCACCCGCATGCTGCAACGGATAAAGgaaaggcagcagcgcaccacaGTGGTGCGGTCGCTACTGCGCGacgccgagcagctgcacagcgAGCTCCCTCAGCAGGAGCAACTGGAGGCAGAGCGGGGGAACTCGAGCGGCACGGACACGCCGGTCTCGCCCGCGTCTCCACCCGTGaaagcggcgccggcgcagtcgatggaggcggcagcagcgccaccgtcaccggCGGCAAAGCTCGACATCATCGAGGACGGCCGCGATCAAATAGATCAACAACATGCCCTACTGGCCAGCCCTTCCTCAGCGACGGCTTCACGAGTACCGCCTGACAGGTCTGCCGCGTacggcgcgcacgccgttGACGACCTGTCGGCTGAAgcgatgctgcagcgctttCAGGACCGCAAATCGCAgcgccggctgcggctgGAGCAGATGTTGGGCCCCATTTACGATGCggcaggcagcggtgccgctgggCCGAGCCGTGAAAATGACAGTGCGGAAATAACGCCTCTcggtgccgcgctgcggggTGCAAGTGCCGGAcaaggtggagaaggggCGCAGTCCCCTCTCGAccgcagcgtggcggcgtgggatggcagggggaggaggatCGACAGCCGCACGAGACGCGGAAGGGCAAATGGCCACAACAACGCTGCGGCAACCGCTACACCCACTTACAGTGGGTCTACGAGGAACCCGAATCAAATTGGCCGTGCCGTGAGCGACGCTGTAAAGAACAACAGCTGGTACCTCTGCaaggtgctggaggcggcgctgcttgaCACAATTCAAGCGCGGCCGGCAAACgaggcaacggcgccggtgtTGTCGTCTTCGCCGGAGAAGTACCTTCCACCCGGCTCGCACTCGAGAGCGACATCATTTGCGGAGATGTcatcgtcctcctcttcgcccgGCTCAGCCTCTTTCCTGTTGGGTCCTCTATCCGACGGGcgtgctgccggcggcacctccggcTCCACGACGCTGACGACCGGAACCGCCTCTGGAATCCCGCAGCCAGAGTCGATGGCGGCCGCTCCAACCTCCGTAAGAATCCCTCAGATGCTCTACCCCAAGGGCGTAAGTGACACGGCGCTAAAGCGAGCCATTGAGGAGTCTCTGCTCCTGCACTTTCGCTGCGTGCAAGACGCCCCAAGGCGCTTGACGTCAtcgcaggcggcggaggagagttTGCCGGCGTTTGAGGCAGAGAACCGTGACgcagagctgcgccgctgcttcgcggaGGGTACCGGCAAGGATGCGTTGCTTagcagcggtgcgcgtcGCGACGACGACCTGGGAAGCACCGCAGCCGGaaacgacgacgaagaggctccagagagggagagcgacaTGCTCGGCGCCCGCGACGACAACCTCGACCCGTTTGCCTGTCTACTGCTCGCTCGTCTCTCCGCCGATCTACCTTCGAAGACCACCAAGTCAGACTGGACAGGCAATCACCTGTCGCgctacagcagcggcaaggaTGGGGCCAAGCAGCCGTCATCAACGTCCCTCAACGCGTCTACTGCATCCAGCCCCACAAACTCCAAGGCCGGCGTCGCCttcgtggcggcggccagcgGTGACCGCCGCATGCACGTCCCCAAGAAGCACTTCAGTCGCCTCGACGAGGTGCAGGTCGAGATGCACGCGCCGGTTATCTTCAACCAAATCCGCGACTTTCTGCGCATGGACGTTGAACGCTTCCGCCGCTCCTTTATACCAacctcgtcggcgtcgcagTCCGATGCGGACGGCGGTGAAGGGACGGACcctcggcgctggcgcgcagcacagccgcagcagcgtctccgtGTCGGCGCCTCAGCTGGTGCGGACGAGACAACCGCGTGGCGCATCACCGTGTCGCCTGGCAAGAGCGGGACAACCTTGCTGTACTTCAGCGACTTTGTCATGAAAACGGTTCGGCCCAGAGAGATGGAGTTCCTGCTACGGAAGTTCCTGCCGGCATATGTGCGTTACTGCGAGCGCAACCCGCATACGCTGCTGCCACGTTTCTACgcgctggcgacgctgcggtggtggaaGGCGGGAGTGGTACAGCACTTTGTCCTTATGCAGAATGTCTTCACGACGCCGTACTACATTCACCGCATCTACGATGTGAAGGGCAGCACAGTGAACCGGACGGCGCTGCAACCGGGCaaaccgccgccgcgcacggcCTTCGGCGCTCTCCTGCTGAAGGATAACGATCTACCTCCGCAGCTCATCATGTGCGGCACGTATCAGCGCGCCATCGTGCTTGCCCAGCTACGGTCCGACGTTGAATTCTTGCGCCAGCTCAACGTGGTAGACTTCAGCTGCATGATCGGTGTCCGTAGTCGCCTCTTCTCACGCGAAGAGGGCCCTTCCAAGACActcctgctcctgcgcgGGCAGCACCACGCCGGCCACGTGAACAcactcggcagcagcgctgtcgtGACACAGGGGCACATCGGGCAAACCTGCAGTGAGGTCATGCACGCGACGGACAAAACGGCTGCCGCAGACGGGGAGAGCATTAGCGTGGGGGCAATGGAACcgacgctgtcgccgtcCTCTGTTGATGCGCAACGAAGCGACTATGACGATGACGTCTACGTCTGCATCCACGGATGTGACGGTGGATTGCTGTCGTTACCGATCTACACCCCTGGTGACGACACGACCGCGCGTGAGGAGGTGTATTACCTCGGCATCATCGATGTGCTGCAGACATACAACTCGGTCAAAAAGTTGGAAAGTTTTGCGAAGGGCTTCGTCAACGATCGGCGTGCCATCAGCGTGATTGCGCCTGATAAGTATGCAGAGAGGCTGTACAAGGTACTGGAACGCATCACAGTGTAg